The genomic stretch ACTGCCCCCCATTTCGACCGGACAGTCGGCATAAGCAGAAAGGCTCAAGCACGGGCTTGAGGACAGGCTTATGTCTAACGAGTATCGACATGTTGAATTGCTGACGGGTGATGTCCGCCGCAGGCGCTGGACAACCGAGCAGAAGCTGACAATCATCGAGCAGAGTTTCGAACCAGGCGAGACGGTGTCTTCGGCCGCTCGCCGCCATGGCGTCGCGCCCAATCTGCTTTACCGGTGGCGCAGGCTTTTGAGTGAGGGAGGTGCTGCAGCCGTGGATTCGGACGAGCCGGTTGTCGGCAATTCGGAAGTGAAGAAGCTGGAGGATCGTGTCCGCGAGCTGGAGCGCATGCTCGGTCGCAAGACGATGGAGGTCGAAATTCTCCGCGAAGCCTTGTCCAAAGCAGACTCAAAAAAACGGATATCGCGGCCGATCTTGTTGCCGAAGGACGGTTCCCGATGAAATCAGTCGCCGACACGCTTGGCGTATCCCGTTCCAACCTGATCGAGCGGCTGAAAGGCAGATCGAAGCCGCGTCGCTCCTATCACAAGGCCGAGGATGCAGACCTCTTGCCCATCATCCGCAGGCTGGTGGATCAAAGGCCAACCTATGGCTATCGGCGGATCACCGCGCTCCTCAATCGCGAGAGGCGAGCCGCCGATAAGCCTGTCGTCAACGCCAAACGGGTTCATCGCATCATGGGCAACCACGCCATGCTGCTGGAGAAGCACACCGCCGTTCGCAAGGGCCGCCTCCATGACGGCAAGGTGATGGTCATGCGCTCGAACCTGCGCTGGTGCTCGGACGGGTTGGAGTTCACCTGCTGGAATGGCGAGGTCATTCGTCTTGCCTTCATCATCGACGCCTTCGACCGCGAGATCATCGCCTGGACGGCGGTCGCCAACGGCGGCATCTCCGGCTCTGACGTGCGCGACATGATGCTGGAGGCGGTCGAGAAGCGCTTCGCAGCAACGAGAGCCCCGCACGCAATAGAGCATCTCTCGGACAATGGCTCGGCTTACACCGCGAGGGACACGAGACTGTTTGCCCAGGCGCTCAATCTGACGCCTTGCTTCACGCCGGTGGCCAGTCCGCAGTCGAACGGCATGTCGGAGGCCTTCGTCAAAACCTTGAAGCGGGACTATATCCGCATCTCAGCTCTACCGGACGCCGAAACAGCGCTCCGGCTCATCGACGGATGGATCGAGGACTATAACGAAATCCATCCCCATTCCGCGCTCAAGATGGCTTCTCCACGGCAGTTCATCAGGGCTAAATCAAACTAGCCGACATGTCCGGTGAAACGGGGTGCACTCCACAACGGAACCGTGCCCCTCTCCGGGAAAATCTGAAGTTTAGGCGGCTTGCGCTCGCCTAAACCTTCGATTTTCCGTCCTCCCCCGCATGGGGGGAGGTAGGGCTGCCGCGACACTCATCCAAGCGGTGTGCAGCAGTGTATGACAATACGCACCTTCAACACCCTGAACACCCGCACAACCCAGAAACACACATCTGGCGACGGCACAATTATTGCTCAACGAAAAAGTCACGCATTTTCAAAATGATGCCTTTAAGACCTTCATCCATGTCGTCTGCTCTCATTTCAGCTACGATCCGAGGCTCAGAAAGGGAGACTGAATACAGCTCTCCTACAGTCCGCTTCAGAGCTCGATACACCTCTTTTCCTTCGATCATCTTCAAGCGTAACGGCTCTTGATCCCAGGAGAGTGAAAATGCTCTCATTTCTTCAGCCGAAATTCCAGCGACATCCCGCTTGGGGTTCTTTTGCAGTTCATACTGGATCCGGGCACCGATACGACGGCTCGCCACATGATCCCGGGTTGCCGCAATTATTCCGTCAAACGTCTCATCAAACTTCCTTTCCCAATCAGAGGGAAGTTCCTTCAATGAATACTTCAATATAACCTTTTTGATAGCTTTCCGATTAATCAGTGAATTCTCCAGCTCCTTAAATGGGAGAACGAAGCACAACACTTCGCTCTCGCGAAGCCCAGCTACGAACTCGGTAACGGCATCGTCACATCGGAAGTCCCGATCAAAGAGACATGCCACACGAACTTTAAACTCAAAAAATTCGTTTAGCACCCAAGCCGACGCCGACACACGCTGCCAGTTGGAGAATCCGTCAGTTTTCATGAACGTTATCGATGTATCGTTTAAATAATCGTCCGCACCAACTAGCTGCGCAAGTCGCAATAGAAGTGATCGATCGAGACCTTCGAAATACAAAACCTTCCTATTTTTTGCCAACCTTGCAAACTGTGCATTTTCAGAACTACCGATCAGATCAAATGCAATAGAATAATCATCATCAGTCCTAATCCGCTTAGCAGAACGCGCACCTGGACGCATGATAAGGACATCACCGGGCTCGACAGAATTGATGATTTCCGATGAATGAGTCGCGACGAAGTACTGCTCTGACATCCCTGAGATGATCTTCATCAATTTCCGCTGCAAATCAGGGTGCAGGTATACATCAGGTTCATCCAGAACGATGATGTCGCCGGCAGCGGCACGCATGACATGCGTCATAATCTGCATCCATACCTGAAATCCAAAGCCCGCCCATTGTACCTCTGGGCTCCTGTTTGCCGTCTCCCGGAAGTACATTCTGACCGTAGCTTTACCGTTGGCATGTTCAATTACCGGCTTAAACACTCGGAGCCCTGGCCATCCTTGCTCAACCAATTCAGCGAAGCGGTCAAAAACTTCATCTGGCTGGTGAAGCCAATAGTTGCGGAAATTCCTGCTGGCGAGACGCCCATATCTGTTCCGCTCGACCGTCTCCAAGAGGACGAGCTCTTCATTTTGTTCGAGTGGGCTGAGTGTTGGCACCACAACTATGTTGATCGGAAACTGTTCACCTAAGAACTTGGCGCCCTTTTGGGGCCGGGCATCGGAAACGACGTAGCACTCAAGATCGCCATCCAACTGCATGTTGATTTTGAATTTAGAGCCATTTGCGGCAGTAAGATGAATCCGAGCAGGCACGTCAGTTTCAAAGTTATGGACGCAGTACCGCAGATCTATCTGCACAACAGAAGGTGGGACAAAATAGGTGGAGCACACGCCATCTAAGCCTTGGGACTTAAGGACTGCGGTACGTCTCTTTGCAAACCGCAATACGTCGAAGCTTATACGAAGCGCATCAAGAGACGCTGACTTCCCAACATTGTTGGGCCCCACCAGCACATTGCGGTTTCTAGCGGAAATCTGAAAGTGCGAGTGAGTTTTGTAATCGAAAAATTCGAGAGATTTGAGAAGCATGACCACCCCCAATGCCAACTATTGATTGTGTCAGCATCATTTTGAAAGGCAAGGGCACAAAAAACCCGCCGGCCTCACGACCAACGGGTTCAGCTTAATGACAAAGCGCGCAGCTCTTGCTCCACGTCATCCTCGGCCTTGTGCCGAGGATCTACGACGTTAATGAAATCAAAAGGTTGCAGATGCTCGGGACAAGCCCGAGCATGACGAAGTGGATGCCCCAACCTCAACTCCGCGGCTTCAAATTCTCCGGATCATACAGCGGCTTATACCCCACCGCCGCAACCTCGACCGGGAAGCTTTCGGCGAAGTATTCCACGTTCAGCTTCCGCCCCACTTCGCAATAGTCCGCCGGCAGATAGGCCAGCGCGATGTTCTTGCCGATGGTCGGGCCGAAGGCGACCGAGGTCGTGTAGGAGCGGCGGCCGAGGCTGTCGATCAGGACCTCGCCGCTGGCGGGGTCGACGACCGGCATGGAGCCGACGGGGTAGCGGGCGACGCCCTTGCTGTCGACATTGTCGGTCATGACGAGCGTGCAGAGCATGGCCGGCTGCTTGTCCCGAGCCTTGTATTCGAGATGCTTGGCCTTGCCACGGAAATCGGCTTCCTTGACCTTCGGGCGGGCGAGATCCGCTTCGATCAGGTTGTACTGGGTCAGAAGATCGGCATTCTGCAGGCGCAGGCTCTTTTCCATGCGGCGGGAGTTGGCATAGGTCTCGACGCCGAAGGCCATGACGCCGGTGGCGCGCAGCGCATCCCAGACGGCAAGGCCGTCTTCGTATTTCATGTGCAGTTCCCAGCCCTGCTCGCCGACATAGGAAATGCGGAAAGCGGTCACGGACTTGCCTGATATTTCGATCTGCTTGATCGCGGCGAAGGGGAAGTTTTCGGGGTCGAGACCGGCAGGGTCGGCGACGGCCTTCTTCAGCGTCACGCGGGCATTCGGGCCCCAGATGCCGATGGTGATGTATTTCTCCGAAGTGTCAGTGATGGTGACGTCGAGGCCGCGATCCTGGGCGACGCGCTTCATGTAGTGGAAGTCGCGCGGGCCGGCATCGGCGCCGTTCACCAGGCGGCAGCGGTCGGCCATGCGGAAGACGGTGAAGTCGGCGCGCACCATGCCCTCGTCGTCGAGGAAGTGGGTGTAGATGCCCTTGCCGATATTCGCGTCGCCGCCGATCTTGGCGGCGCAGAGCCATTCGAGCAGTTCGACATGATCTGGGCCTTCGATATCGACCATGTGGAAGTGGCTCAAGTTGACGATGCCGCAATCCTCGCTCATCGCCAGATGTTCGGCATTCGAAACGCGCCAGAAGTGCCTGTTATCCCATTCGTTTTCACGAACCGGCACGCGGTCGCCATATTTTTCCAGAAGGCGCTCGTTGGCGGCATAGCCATGCGCACGCTCCCAGCCGCCAAGCTCCATGAAATAGCCGCCGAGCTCGACTTCGCGCTCATACATCGGCGAGCGCTTGACATTGCGGCCGGTGGCATAGGGCTCACGGGTGTGCACGGCGGGGAAATAGATCTTCTGGGCGGCTTCGTAGCAGCGGCCCTCGATGAACTTCTCTTCGAGCTGATGCGGATAGAAACGGGCGTAATCGATCGAGGAATGGTCGATCTCGGTGCGACCGTCGGTCATCCAATCGGCGATCAGCTTGCCGTAGCCGGGGCCGTCCTTGACCCAGATGGCGACGCAATACCATAACCCGCGCACCTTCTGGCTTTCGCCGCAGGACGGGCCGCCGGCAGCTGACACCTGCAACAACCCGTTGAAGGAATGGCTCTCGTTATAGCCAAGCTCGCCGAGGATCGGGGTGAGCTCCATGGCGCGCTCGAGCGGCTCGAGGATCTGCTCCATGTCGAGGTCGCGCTGCGAGGGCGAAAGGCGTGCCTCATGCTTTTCAAGCAGCTGGCGCGGATGGCACATGCGCGGATTGTGCTGCTCGTAATAGCCCCATTCGATCTGGCCGCCCTCGGTGGTCTTCGGGTCGCCGGTGTCGCGCATATAGGCGGAGTTGCCCTGGTCGCGCAGCAGCGGATAGCCGATTTCCTTGCCGGTGCCTTCGAACTCGTTATACGGACCGAAGAAGGTCAGCGGATGGTCGACCGGCATGACCGGCAGGTCTTCGCCGACCATTTCGGCGATCAGGCGGCCCCAGAGGCCGGCGCAGACGATGACGTGATCGGCCATGATCGTGCCGCGATGGGTGACGACACCCTTGATGCGGCCGCCCTCGACGATCAGCGACTTGGCCGGCGTATTGCCGAACATCTTGAGCTTGCCGGACTTTTCTGCGGCATCGACGAGCTTGCCGGCAACGGTCTGGGAGCGCGGGATGACGAGGCCGGCATCCGGATCGAACATGCCGCCCATGACCTGATCTTCCTCGATCAGCGGGAAGAGCTTCTTGATTTCGGCGGGCGAGACATAGTGCGCGCGGGTGCCGAAGGCGCGAGCGGACGACAGCTTGCGCTTGATCTCTTCCATCCAGGTGTCGTCGCCGGTGCGGGCAACTTCCAACCCGCCGATGCGGGCGTAGTGGCCCATCTTCTCGTAGAAATCGATCGAATACTGGGTGGTCCAGACCGAGAGATAGTCATGGGAGGTGGTGTAGCAGAAATCCGACGCATGCGCCGTGGAGCCAATGTCTGTGGGTATGCCCGACTTGTCGATGCCGACGATGTCGTCCCAGCCGCGCTCGATGAGATGATGCGCGATCGATGCGCCGACGATGCCGCCGAGCCCGATGATGACGACTTTTGCCTTGGACGGAAACTCTGCCATTGCCTTCAAAAACCCCGATGTCTGGGAGTGGAACCTGTTGCCGCAATATTATGGGGCGCGGAGAGACAATTGCAGCCTGTCTGCGACATTCTGCAAGGGAGGGGCGACCCGCGGCAAGGCGCGAATTGTCCCGCAACCGGCACCATCGCCATGCCCCGCGTCGCGGGCAAGATGTTTGCGGCGATCAAGCCGGGCGCACGGATTAGGGGAGCCTCTGCCGACAGGCGATCGAGCCGCTTTTTTAGGTTAACAGTTTCTTTTGCATTGATCCCTAAATTTAGTGCGGGGAGTGCCGGGAAACAGCGAGCCATCGTCCGAAAAACGGCAAGGTCCTGCCCCTGACGGGTCGTCTTGGATTGGAAAATTGGAAAGCTGTCTTCATGAAATTGCGAATACTCATTCCCCTCGGCATCATGTCTGTGTCGATGATCGCTGCAGGCGCCTTGGGATTGTCTGCCTATCTGTCGGAACGGCAGATGCATGCCGGCATGGAAATCTTCAGCGCTGAAAAGGCACTGAATAGACAAGTCCTGCAGCTGGTCAGGCTGCAGAAAGGCATTGAGCTGGACATTGTCGGCACGCAGGAATCCTTGACCGACATTGCCGCAACCCAGGGCAAGGATGGCCTTGATGACGGGTTCACGCTCGCCGCAGAGTCAGTCAAGGCGCTCCGCGAGAAGGTTCAGGCGGTAAAGCAGCTTGCAACCGAACTGGGCGAGCCGGAAATTGCCACGCAGATTGCCAAGACGGAAGCCGAATTTCTGGCCTTCTATGACGCTGGCAAAGCGATGGCCGAGAAATACGTCGCCGGCGGGCCGGAAGCCGGCAATCCGATGATGGCCGGCTTCGACGAGATCGCCGAGAAGCTTCAGTCCGAGAGCGATGCGACCGATGTCAAGGTCGACGCCATTGTCGAGGCTGCAGCGAACAAGGCCCAGGCCAACTTCCAAACCCTGGAGGACCAGGCTGAGACGTTGAGCCGCATCATGTCGGCCCTGGTCGTTCTCGGTCTGATCAGCGGTGCCATCTTGTCCTATGTTTTGAACCGCCAGGCGCTTGCGCCTCTGCGCGTCCTTGAGGGTTACATGGGTCATCTGGCTGGAGGCGATTATTCCAAGGATGTGCCCTATGTCACCCGCACCGACGAGATTGGCGCCATTGCCAATTCTGTTTCGGTGTTTAGAGCCAATGCCATTGAGCGCAAGCAGAACCGCGAACAGCGCGAAGCCATGCGGGAGCAGGAAATTGCCCGTGAGCAGGCGATTGCGGCCGAGAAACTGGCCGAGGATGAGTACCGCCAAATGGTCATCAGCCGGCTGAACGAAGGCCTGACCCAGCTGGCAGCCGGGAATCTGGCCTTCAGGATCGCCGAACCCTTCAGGGACACCTACGAGAACCTGCGCGTCGGCTTCAACACCAGCCTCGATACCCTGGCCCGCTCCATGGGCGAAATCGTGTCCTCGACCGCCATGGTTCGCAACAGCGCCGCTGAAATGGCGAATGCGACTGAAAATCTCTCGAAGCGCACCGAACAGCAGGCTGCGACGATCGAGCAGACGGCAGCGGCGCTTGATCAGGTGACGTCAACGGTCAAGAATTCGACCGAGCGGGCAAACGAAGCCAGCTCGATGATGAACGCCACACGCGGCGGGGCCGAGCAATCCGCCATCGTTGTCAAGGACGCCATCGCTGCCATGGACGAGATTGCCAACTCGTCGAACCAGATTGGTCAGATCATCAATGTCATCGACGAAATCGCCTTCCAGACCAACCTTCTGGCACTGAACGCCGGTGTCGAGGCGGCGCGTGCCGGAGAAGCCGGCAAGGGCTTTGCCGTTGTCGCGCAGGAGGTACGGGAGCTTGCTCAGCGATCGGCGACTGCGGCAAAGGAAATCAAGACGCTGGTGACGACATCGTCATCGCAGGTCTCCAATGGCGTGGCGCTGGTGAACCAGACGGGCAAGGCCTTGATGGAGATCGAGGCTCAAATCCTCAAGGTCACGGATCTGATCGGCGAAATCGTCACGGCCTCCCGGGAACAGTCGACGGCGATTTCCGAAATCAACAGCTCGGTCAACCATATGGACCGGGTCACGCAGGAAAACGCCGCCATGGCCGAACTAACGACGACCGCCTGCCGAGCCCTCAACGACGAGGCTCACACACTGGACGGTATTGTCTTGCGCTTTGATCTGGGCAATCGGTCAAATGCGGGGCAAACCGCAACATCTTCAAGGGAGAGCAGCCAAACCCACAAAAGCCCGGCCCAGTCAGCGGTGAAACGCCTCGGCACCAAGATTGCCACGGCCTTTGCAAGCAGGGGCAATACGGCAATGGATGTTTCGAAAGACTGGCAGGACTTTTAAAGCATGGAAGCAAATGGACCAGGTTTCGTGTCTATCGATGGAAATCTGGTCCACCCCTTTATGAACATAGGATGCCGGTGGTGCTTACGTCCCGCAGAAGGTCCGGGTAACCCGCTCCTCCGGTGCCGGCGGGATGGCGAGATCTGCCTGAGCCGGTTCTTCATCATAGGGCTTGGCAAGCGCATCCACGAGCCTGTGGAAGAAGGAAAAGTCGCCATAGAGGGCAGCCTGAATGGCTTCCTCGATCCTGTGATTGCGCGGGATAAGATAAGGGTTCACCGCCTCCATCGCCCTCTGGACTGCGTCCTGTGGCCGTCCGTCATCAATCCGGGCACGCCAGCGCGTCAGCCAGTCGGAAAGACCGAGCGGTGTCTTGAACTGGTCGAGCAGTGTCTCGACGGCAGCACCACCCGCCACCTTGGATAGCGCCCGGAAGACCAGCGTAAAATCGGCCTCACCCTGATGCATGAGTTCGAGGAAATCCGTCACCATCAGACGGTCGTCTTCGCCCTCCCCCGTCAGCCCGAGCTTCTGGCGGAAAGCATGAAGCCAGGCCGACTGGAACAGGTCGCCAAACTCCGACAGAGCCGAATTGGCAGCCTCGACCGCCTTGTCCTCATCCTCATCCAGCAGCGGCAGCAGGCATTCGGCAAGCCGGGCGATGTTCCATTGGGCAATACCCGGCTGGTTCGCGTAGGCATAGCGCCCATGCTGATCGATCGACGAAAACACCTTGCGCGGATCATACTCATCCAGAAAGGCGCAGGGGCCGAAATCGATCGTCTCGCCGGAAATCGCCATGTTGTCGGTGTTCATCACTCCATGGATAAAGCCGATGGACAGCCAGCGGGCGATGAGGGAGGCCTGCCGACCGGCGATGGCACGCAGCAGCGCGACATAGGGGTTGTCGGCCTGTCGAACCTCCGGATAATGGCGGGAAATGACATGGTCAGCCAAGGTCTTGATGCCTTCCGTATCGCCACGTGCGGCAAAATACTGGAAGGTCCCCACCCGGATATGGCTCGCCGCAACGCGGGTAAAGACAGCGCCCGGCAGGGCAATCTCGCGGATCACCTGCTCGCCGGTGGCGACCGCAGCCAGTGCCCGCGTGGCAGGAATACCAAGCGCATGAAAGGCTTCAGACACGATGTATTCCCGAAGGACTGGACCAAGAGCAGCCAGGCCGTCACCACTGCGCGAGAAGGCCGTGCGCCCCGACCCCTTGAACTGGATATCCCGTCGCGCACCCGAACGGTCGATGACCTCGCCCAGCAAAAGCGCGCGCCCATCGCCCAACTGGGGGTTGAAATGGCCGAACTGGTGGCCGGAATAGGCCTGGGCGATAGGTTCGGCCCCGACAGGCAGGATCTGGCCGGAAAAGACCTGGGCAAGTCGTGTATCGTCGGCGTGATCTAGTGAAATACCAAGCTCGGCGGCCAGTGGGCGGTTGACGCGGATCAGCTGCGGCGCACGGGCAGTGGCAGGCTTGGCCATCCGATAGAACCGCTCCGGCAATCGTGCATAACTGTTGTCGAATGCAAACAAGAATGGTCTCCCTGATCATTGGGCGAAATTGCGGCATGCTGGCGTCCGCGCGCTGGACGACACCTTTCAGGCAACCATATGGGGCGCGAGGCCCGTGGCGCAAACAAGTTCGCCTTTGAAGGCCACGGATTTATCTTTCGGGTTCCATCCGCCTGTCATAAACTGACACGTGTCAACAAGATCATGCGTCAAGAGACCAAAACTGTCCGCATTCGAGCAAGCGACTTGTGTCGTCAAACGCACCTGCGCTATGGCCCTTGCGGACCTTGAGGGTCTGCGGTGAATTGCAGGGCCAACCAGTCTGCAAGGGGACAAGGGGGAAAAGCTCATGAACGGTAAACTCATTCATCTGGCTTTGGTTGCCATGGTGCTCAGCGCCTGCACGACCACAGAAGAGGCGCAGCAGGTCATTCAATCGCGCTGGATCGGCCAGCCAGTGGAGGCCTTCTTCATCCGTCACGGGCCACCGGTTTCCGAATTTGCCATGCAGAGCGGCAATGTCATCTATACCTGGCGCGGTGGCGACACGACCCGCTACATCGCCCCGACCTATACCAGCGCACAGCCGGCCCAGGCGACGGTGCGAACCGAAACCCGCGAAACACAGCCGGGTGTGACAGTGACCGAAACCCGCGTTGTTGGCGTGACGCCGGGCAGACCGGCCCAGATGATCTCACCGCCGCGTTATGAAGATCTGTTCTGCGAATTGCAGATCACCGTCGACACGACCCAGATCATCCGCAATATCCGCGCCTCGAACGACACGGATGGCGAAGGCTTGAGCCTTTCACGCTGTGCCGAAGTGCTGGATGCGCATCCAGACAAACGTCGCTGAAAGGCGACATCGGTAGCCATGTCACGACAAAGGCGGCAGAACCGCCGCCTTTGCTTTATCATGGGTTCTCTGGCCCTCAGCTGCCGCCAAGGGTGATCCGGCGTTCGTCGTCCAGAGGCCGGTACTGCTCCAGCGGGAAGTTGGCGAGGCCTTCGATGCGCTGCTCGCTGACATTCGGTGCCAGCAGTGTCTCTTCATTGGACACATAAAGCGACGAAAGCGGAATGGCCGCGCGGTCCTCACCGAGACCGAAGAAGCCGCCGGATGTGACGACCGCATGCAGACGGCCATTCACGCTCACAACCTCCTCGATGTCACCAAGATCGTTACCGTTAGCGCCAACGATGTCGTAGTCCTTGATTTCGCTGACGGTCAGCGGAACGTCACGGGTCGAGCGGGCACCGATGGCCATGTCCTCCCCTTCCCGCGCCTGACGACCGGACGCCGTCGATGCGGTGCTCTGGCGATCGATCTGCTCCTCGCGGTTGGCGGATGCCTGCTGGTTCTGGTCCTCAAAGCGGACCTCAGGACCACCTTCGGGACGGTTGACGCGAACCTGCGCCTCTTCGCTCTCATAGCGAACGCGCGGCTGCTGATCGCTTTCCTGGAAGCGGACCATCGGCTCGCCGGAGCGCTGGACCTGGACATTGGCCTGTTCATCACCTTCGCTGACGCGAACCTGCGGCTGGGCCTCGCTGATGCGGACATCCGGCTCGCCCTGCTGAACCTGAACCTGCGGTCGAGCCTGGCTCACATTCACGTTCGGCTGCGGCATGCGCACCGTGATCTGCGGCTGCGGAATATCGACCGTCACGACAGGGGCCGGCTGGCGGACGATGATTTCCGGCTGCGGCTGGCTGACGGCAACTTCCGGGCTCGGCTGGCGAACCGTTACATCCGGTTCCGGCACGTCAACCCGGATCGAAGCCTCACCCTCCTGCACAGCAACATCAGCGTTTAGATTCTGGGCGTTCTGCTGACCCTGTCGGTTGCCACGACGCTCCATTGTCGCCAACTGCTGGTCTACGCGGTCAAGAGCCTGTTCCGCCTCTTCGGCATTGCGCTGCGACAGGGCCTGAGAAGCTTCCTGCAGAGGCTGGCGGATCCGATTGAGATTGGCTTCAGGCTGGTTCTGCGCCTGCTCCGTCAACTGGCGACGAGCCTCCTGCACGGCCTGACGAGCCGCCTGCAAGTCGTTCTGATCAAGAGCGCGCAAGGCCTGACGGATATGCTCCTGAACCGGCGACATCTGGGCCTGGCCCTGAGTCTGGGTAGCAGCTACGGTGTCCTGCTGCTGGGCAAATGTGGTGGCCGGCGCAAGCGCGGTCCCGGCCAGAAGGGCGGTAACATAGATCATTTTCATGATGGTGACCTCTCTTTCAAAGGTTGTAACTCAGGAAAACCTGAAAAAACGAAATGCCTGTCGTCGCGGAACGATCTCCTGCGCCGTCGGCACATGAGTTCAAATCCACGATGCCGCTTTGGGTTCCGAAAAAACCGACCAGTGGAGGAATATTATGATTTATCTTCAATGACTTCTTCATCATCTTGAAGAGCGCAACAAAAGAAACACGGGGGCGCAAAGGACAGGTACAGGCAACTCTTTTGGCAGAAAGAGTGCCATCAAGGCGCTGGGCGACCAGACGGCAGAAACAACTAGAGCGTTTAATCCGGGATGACCATTGATGCGATCAATCATCGATGTGCGGGAGCACCCTCAGAAAGACCGGCACAACAGCCTG from Peteryoungia desertarenae encodes the following:
- a CDS encoding IS3 family transposase (programmed frameshift), giving the protein MSNEYRHVELLTGDVRRRRWTTEQKLTIIEQSFEPGETVSSAARRHGVAPNLLYRWRRLLSEGGAAAVDSDEPVVGNSEVKKLEDRVRELERMLGRKTMEVEILREALSKADFKKTDIAADLVAEGRFPMKSVADTLGVSRSNLIERLKGRSKPRRSYHKAEDADLLPIIRRLVDQRPTYGYRRITALLNRERRAADKPVVNAKRVHRIMGNHAMLLEKHTAVRKGRLHDGKVMVMRSNLRWCSDGLEFTCWNGEVIRLAFIIDAFDREIIAWTAVANGGISGSDVRDMMLEAVEKRFAATRAPHAIEHLSDNGSAYTARDTRLFAQALNLTPCFTPVASPQSNGMSEAFVKTLKRDYIRISALPDAETALRLIDGWIEDYNEIHPHSALKMASPRQFIRAKSN
- a CDS encoding ATP-dependent nuclease, with translation MLLKSLEFFDYKTHSHFQISARNRNVLVGPNNVGKSASLDALRISFDVLRFAKRRTAVLKSQGLDGVCSTYFVPPSVVQIDLRYCVHNFETDVPARIHLTAANGSKFKINMQLDGDLECYVVSDARPQKGAKFLGEQFPINIVVVPTLSPLEQNEELVLLETVERNRYGRLASRNFRNYWLHQPDEVFDRFAELVEQGWPGLRVFKPVIEHANGKATVRMYFRETANRSPEVQWAGFGFQVWMQIMTHVMRAAAGDIIVLDEPDVYLHPDLQRKLMKIISGMSEQYFVATHSSEIINSVEPGDVLIMRPGARSAKRIRTDDDYSIAFDLIGSSENAQFARLAKNRKVLYFEGLDRSLLLRLAQLVGADDYLNDTSITFMKTDGFSNWQRVSASAWVLNEFFEFKVRVACLFDRDFRCDDAVTEFVAGLRESEVLCFVLPFKELENSLINRKAIKKVILKYSLKELPSDWERKFDETFDGIIAATRDHVASRRIGARIQYELQKNPKRDVAGISAEEMRAFSLSWDQEPLRLKMIEGKEVYRALKRTVGELYSVSLSEPRIVAEMRADDMDEGLKGIILKMRDFFVEQ
- a CDS encoding GcvT family protein, whose product is MAEFPSKAKVVIIGLGGIVGASIAHHLIERGWDDIVGIDKSGIPTDIGSTAHASDFCYTTSHDYLSVWTTQYSIDFYEKMGHYARIGGLEVARTGDDTWMEEIKRKLSSARAFGTRAHYVSPAEIKKLFPLIEEDQVMGGMFDPDAGLVIPRSQTVAGKLVDAAEKSGKLKMFGNTPAKSLIVEGGRIKGVVTHRGTIMADHVIVCAGLWGRLIAEMVGEDLPVMPVDHPLTFFGPYNEFEGTGKEIGYPLLRDQGNSAYMRDTGDPKTTEGGQIEWGYYEQHNPRMCHPRQLLEKHEARLSPSQRDLDMEQILEPLERAMELTPILGELGYNESHSFNGLLQVSAAGGPSCGESQKVRGLWYCVAIWVKDGPGYGKLIADWMTDGRTEIDHSSIDYARFYPHQLEEKFIEGRCYEAAQKIYFPAVHTREPYATGRNVKRSPMYEREVELGGYFMELGGWERAHGYAANERLLEKYGDRVPVRENEWDNRHFWRVSNAEHLAMSEDCGIVNLSHFHMVDIEGPDHVELLEWLCAAKIGGDANIGKGIYTHFLDDEGMVRADFTVFRMADRCRLVNGADAGPRDFHYMKRVAQDRGLDVTITDTSEKYITIGIWGPNARVTLKKAVADPAGLDPENFPFAAIKQIEISGKSVTAFRISYVGEQGWELHMKYEDGLAVWDALRATGVMAFGVETYANSRRMEKSLRLQNADLLTQYNLIEADLARPKVKEADFRGKAKHLEYKARDKQPAMLCTLVMTDNVDSKGVARYPVGSMPVVDPASGEVLIDSLGRRSYTTSVAFGPTIGKNIALAYLPADYCEVGRKLNVEYFAESFPVEVAAVGYKPLYDPENLKPRS
- a CDS encoding methyl-accepting chemotaxis protein, coding for MKLRILIPLGIMSVSMIAAGALGLSAYLSERQMHAGMEIFSAEKALNRQVLQLVRLQKGIELDIVGTQESLTDIAATQGKDGLDDGFTLAAESVKALREKVQAVKQLATELGEPEIATQIAKTEAEFLAFYDAGKAMAEKYVAGGPEAGNPMMAGFDEIAEKLQSESDATDVKVDAIVEAAANKAQANFQTLEDQAETLSRIMSALVVLGLISGAILSYVLNRQALAPLRVLEGYMGHLAGGDYSKDVPYVTRTDEIGAIANSVSVFRANAIERKQNREQREAMREQEIAREQAIAAEKLAEDEYRQMVISRLNEGLTQLAAGNLAFRIAEPFRDTYENLRVGFNTSLDTLARSMGEIVSSTAMVRNSAAEMANATENLSKRTEQQAATIEQTAAALDQVTSTVKNSTERANEASSMMNATRGGAEQSAIVVKDAIAAMDEIANSSNQIGQIINVIDEIAFQTNLLALNAGVEAARAGEAGKGFAVVAQEVRELAQRSATAAKEIKTLVTTSSSQVSNGVALVNQTGKALMEIEAQILKVTDLIGEIVTASREQSTAISEINSSVNHMDRVTQENAAMAELTTTACRALNDEAHTLDGIVLRFDLGNRSNAGQTATSSRESSQTHKSPAQSAVKRLGTKIATAFASRGNTAMDVSKDWQDF
- a CDS encoding protein adenylyltransferase SelO, coding for MAKPATARAPQLIRVNRPLAAELGISLDHADDTRLAQVFSGQILPVGAEPIAQAYSGHQFGHFNPQLGDGRALLLGEVIDRSGARRDIQFKGSGRTAFSRSGDGLAALGPVLREYIVSEAFHALGIPATRALAAVATGEQVIREIALPGAVFTRVAASHIRVGTFQYFAARGDTEGIKTLADHVISRHYPEVRQADNPYVALLRAIAGRQASLIARWLSIGFIHGVMNTDNMAISGETIDFGPCAFLDEYDPRKVFSSIDQHGRYAYANQPGIAQWNIARLAECLLPLLDEDEDKAVEAANSALSEFGDLFQSAWLHAFRQKLGLTGEGEDDRLMVTDFLELMHQGEADFTLVFRALSKVAGGAAVETLLDQFKTPLGLSDWLTRWRARIDDGRPQDAVQRAMEAVNPYLIPRNHRIEEAIQAALYGDFSFFHRLVDALAKPYDEEPAQADLAIPPAPEERVTRTFCGT